A section of the Agromyces aurantiacus genome encodes:
- a CDS encoding ABC transporter permease — MNWLWSNLDRVGELVLVHLALSVPAIILSFVVSVPIGWLAHRYRWSRGVLLSLCALLYAIPSLALFIALPAITGLGLRSPLNLVIALTLYGVAVIVRTAADAFDAVERDVLQSATAVGYSAAGRFWGVQLPLAGPVLLSGLRVVIVSTVSLATVGAVIGVQSLGSLFTDGFQRGIQVEIATGIVLTIALALLLDWLAVLGGRLLMPWTRAGAARAGSVRPVAAAVEAS; from the coding sequence GTGAACTGGCTCTGGTCGAACCTCGACCGGGTCGGCGAGCTCGTGCTCGTGCACCTGGCATTGTCGGTGCCCGCGATCATACTGAGCTTCGTGGTGTCGGTCCCGATCGGATGGCTCGCCCACCGGTACCGGTGGTCGCGCGGCGTGCTGCTCTCGCTGTGCGCGCTGCTCTACGCCATCCCGTCGCTCGCGCTGTTCATCGCGCTGCCCGCCATCACCGGGCTCGGCCTGCGGTCGCCCCTGAACCTCGTGATCGCGCTCACCCTGTACGGCGTCGCGGTGATCGTGCGCACGGCCGCCGACGCGTTCGACGCGGTCGAGCGCGACGTGCTCCAGTCGGCCACCGCGGTCGGCTACTCCGCTGCCGGTCGCTTCTGGGGCGTCCAGCTCCCGTTGGCGGGCCCGGTGCTGCTGTCGGGGCTCCGCGTGGTCATCGTGAGCACCGTGAGCCTGGCGACCGTCGGCGCCGTGATCGGCGTGCAGAGCCTCGGCAGCCTGTTCACCGACGGATTCCAGCGCGGCATCCAGGTCGAGATCGCCACGGGCATCGTCCTCACCATCGCGCTCGCGCTCCTGCTCGACTGGCTGGCCGTGCTCGGCGGCCGCCTGCTGATGCCGTGGACGCGGGCCGGTGCCGCCCGGGCGGGGTCGGTCCGGCCGGTCGCAGCGGCGGTGGAGGCATCGTGA
- a CDS encoding RluA family pseudouridine synthase, translating to MEHRALPVPDGLDGSRVDAGLAKLLGFSRTHAAEVASAGGVLLDGAVVDKSDRLRAGAWLEVSWSPPRTLEVEAIPVPDLGIVHDDDEIVVVDKPAGVAAHPSLGWDGPTVVGALAAAGYRISTSGAPERQGVVHRLDQGTSGLMVVAKSERAYTDLKRKFHDREVEKIYHTVVQGHPDPLAGTIDAPVGRHPRSEWKFAVTSDGKHAVTHYETIEAFPYASLLEVHLETGRTHQIRVHMAAQRHPCAGDAMYGADPTLSARLGLERQWLHAKELSFVHPGTGEWTTYESDYPADLQHALDVLRGD from the coding sequence GTGGAGCATCGAGCCCTGCCCGTCCCCGACGGGCTCGACGGGTCGCGCGTCGACGCCGGCCTGGCCAAGCTCCTCGGCTTCTCGCGCACCCACGCGGCCGAGGTCGCATCGGCGGGCGGCGTGCTGCTCGATGGCGCGGTCGTCGACAAGTCCGACCGGCTCCGGGCCGGCGCGTGGCTCGAGGTGAGCTGGTCGCCGCCGCGCACGCTCGAGGTCGAGGCGATCCCGGTACCCGACCTCGGCATCGTGCACGACGACGACGAGATCGTCGTGGTCGACAAGCCCGCGGGCGTCGCCGCGCACCCGTCGCTCGGATGGGACGGCCCGACGGTCGTGGGCGCGCTGGCCGCGGCGGGGTACCGCATCTCGACGTCCGGTGCCCCCGAGCGCCAGGGCGTCGTGCACCGCCTCGACCAGGGCACGAGCGGCCTGATGGTCGTCGCGAAGTCGGAGCGCGCGTACACCGATCTCAAGCGCAAGTTCCACGACCGCGAGGTCGAGAAGATCTACCACACCGTCGTGCAGGGCCATCCCGACCCGCTCGCCGGCACGATCGACGCGCCCGTGGGCCGTCATCCGCGCTCCGAGTGGAAGTTCGCGGTGACCTCCGACGGCAAGCACGCCGTGACCCACTACGAGACGATCGAGGCGTTCCCGTACGCGTCGCTGCTCGAGGTGCACCTCGAGACGGGCCGCACGCACCAGATCCGCGTGCACATGGCCGCCCAGCGTCATCCGTGCGCCGGCGACGCCATGTACGGTGCCGACCCCACGCTGAGCGCGCGGCTGGGGCTCGAGCGGCAGTGGTTGCACGCCAAGGAGCTGTCGTTCGTGCACCCGGGCACGGGGGAGTGGACGACCTACGAGTCGGACTACCCGGCCGACCTGCAGCACGCGCTCGACGTCCTGCGCGGCGACTAG
- a CDS encoding App1 family protein, which translates to MPVRSPVPAGARQRPVRHGAARVEDWIHDVRERWARRRGHVPTVVPYTGYGSTEWVRVFCRVLLSKPVRVDETSKRRRRRREQGIRGWRSFTSVPVGDVPVVIEVGGQRIEVRADRGGVVDTKVPVRLQPGWNRAVLRAQGSDEVEAPIWVVGPDVDFGIVSDIDDTVMVTALPRPFVAFWNTFVLDEHARSPTPGMAVLYERLVRAHPGSPVIYLSTGAWNVAPTLTRFLSRNLYPVGPILLTDWGPTHDRWFRSGRAHKTENLNRLAEEFPHMRWLLIGDDGQHDEELYAQFAEAHPGQVAAVAIRELSVGEAVLAGGRAKTEEHARDVPWVSASDGATLADRLTDIGML; encoded by the coding sequence ATGCCGGTGAGATCCCCCGTCCCGGCCGGTGCCCGGCAACGCCCGGTCCGGCACGGTGCCGCGCGCGTCGAGGACTGGATCCACGACGTGCGCGAGCGCTGGGCGCGCCGGCGCGGGCACGTGCCCACGGTGGTGCCGTACACGGGCTACGGCTCCACGGAATGGGTGCGCGTGTTCTGCCGCGTGCTGCTCTCGAAGCCCGTGCGGGTCGACGAGACGTCGAAGCGACGTCGGCGCCGCCGCGAGCAGGGCATCCGCGGATGGCGAAGCTTCACGAGCGTGCCGGTCGGTGACGTTCCCGTGGTCATCGAGGTCGGCGGCCAGCGGATCGAGGTGCGCGCCGACCGCGGCGGCGTGGTCGACACCAAGGTGCCGGTGCGCCTGCAGCCCGGATGGAACCGCGCCGTGCTGCGCGCGCAGGGCTCCGACGAGGTCGAGGCCCCCATCTGGGTCGTCGGCCCCGACGTCGACTTCGGCATCGTCTCCGACATCGACGACACGGTGATGGTCACGGCGCTCCCCCGCCCGTTCGTCGCCTTCTGGAACACGTTCGTGCTCGACGAGCACGCGCGCAGCCCCACGCCGGGCATGGCCGTGCTGTACGAGCGCCTCGTTCGGGCCCACCCGGGCTCGCCCGTGATCTACCTCTCGACCGGCGCCTGGAACGTCGCCCCCACGCTCACGCGCTTCCTCTCGCGCAACCTCTACCCCGTCGGCCCGATCCTGCTCACCGACTGGGGTCCGACGCACGACCGCTGGTTCCGCAGCGGCCGCGCCCACAAGACCGAGAACCTGAACCGCCTCGCCGAGGAGTTCCCGCACATGCGGTGGCTGCTCATCGGCGACGACGGCCAGCATGACGAGGAGCTGTACGCCCAGTTCGCCGAGGCGCACCCCGGTCAGGTCGCGGCGGTCGCGATCCGCGAGCTCTCGGTCGGCGAGGCGGTCCTCGCGGGCGGCCGCGCCAAGACCGAGGAGCACGCCCGCGACGTGCCGTGGGTGTCGGCGAGCGACGGCGCGACCTTGGCCGACCGGCTCACCGACATCGGGATGCTCTGA
- a CDS encoding TetR/AcrR family transcriptional regulator produces the protein MPNIDLILGADHGRRRSVRTEPTQRRSTQRLDALLDAAAEIVDELGFERLTTQMVAERAGASIGTVYRYFPDRVAVLHALRERSVRRYRERLAEAMEAAELAEWWDVVALALDVCAALYRDEPGFSVIHAAPREASEHDGEPELAHRVARLIEDEFGIADKQEVRFRLGVSLELGGALIHRAFERDAEGDPRYLEEAGRVVRAYLDEHLADAVSESSAA, from the coding sequence GTGCCCAACATCGACCTGATCCTCGGGGCCGATCACGGACGGAGGCGCTCGGTCCGCACCGAGCCGACGCAGCGACGCAGCACCCAGCGGCTCGACGCGCTGCTCGACGCCGCCGCCGAGATCGTCGACGAACTCGGCTTCGAGCGACTGACGACGCAGATGGTCGCCGAGCGCGCCGGGGCGTCGATCGGCACGGTCTACCGCTACTTCCCCGACCGCGTGGCCGTGCTGCACGCGCTCCGCGAGCGGAGCGTGCGCCGCTACCGCGAGCGCCTCGCCGAGGCGATGGAAGCCGCCGAGCTGGCCGAGTGGTGGGATGTCGTCGCGCTCGCGCTCGACGTGTGCGCCGCCCTCTACCGCGACGAGCCCGGTTTCAGCGTGATCCACGCCGCACCTCGCGAGGCGTCGGAGCACGACGGCGAGCCCGAGCTCGCGCACCGCGTCGCGCGCCTCATCGAGGACGAGTTCGGCATCGCCGACAAGCAGGAGGTCCGCTTCCGGCTCGGGGTGTCGCTCGAGCTCGGCGGGGCGCTCATCCACCGCGCGTTCGAGCGCGACGCCGAGGGCGACCCGCGCTACCTCGAGGAGGCGGGCCGGGTCGTGCGCGCGTACCTCGACGAGCACCTCGCCGACGCGGTCTCGGAGTCGTCCGCCGCCTGA
- the dnaE gene encoding DNA polymerase III subunit alpha: MRSSVAADSFVHLHVHSEYSMLDGAARVGELMKAAAAEGMPAVAMTDHGNVFGAYDFWKQATDAGVKPIIGTEAYLTPGTHRSDKTRVRWGNGGGDDVSGSGAYTHMTLLSETTEGMHNLFRLSSRASIEGYYFKPRMDRELLQTYSTGLIATTGCPSGEVQTRLRLGQYDEAVQAAAEFRDIFGKENFFAEIMDHGLGIEKRIMDDLLRLAKQLDLPLVATNDLHYTHAHDAKSHAALLCVQSGSTLDDPNRFKFDADEFYLKSAAEMRHLFRDHPEACDNTLLIAERCDVQFNTSANYMPRYPVPEGESEQSWFVKEVEKGLHERYPAGIPDDVRKQADYEVEVISQMGFPGYFLVVADFINWSKRNGIRVGPGRGSGAGSMAAYAMRITDLDPLQHGLIFERFLNPDRVSMPDFDVDFDERRRGEVIKYVTEKYGDERVAQIVTYGTIKAKQALKDSSRVLGFPFGMGEKLTKAMPPAVMGKDIPLSGILDKDHPRYKEAGDIRALIETDAEAKTVFDTALGLENLKRQWGVHAAGVIMSSEPLIDIIPIMKREQDGQIVTQFDYPACESLGLIKMDFLGLRNLTIIDDALDNIEANRGFRPVLEDLALDDVEAYQLLSRGDTLGVFQLDGGPMRSLLRQMKPDNFEDISAVIALYRPGPMGANSHINYALRKNGLQPITPIHPELEEPLKDILDTSYGLIIYQEQVMAIAQRVAGFSLGQADILRRAMGKKKKSELDKQYEGFSGGMKANGFSDAAIKTLWDILLPFSDYAFNKAHSAAYGVLSYWTAYLKAHYPAEYMAALLTSVGDARDKLALYLNECRRMGIKVLPPDVNESIGFFAAVGDDIRFGLGAVRNVGFNVVDAIRAARDAKGRFESFHDFLKKVPTQVANKRTVESLVKAGAFDSLGHTRRALVEIHEGAVEAAVKEKRAEENGDIGFDFDSLFEDHEKESAPSPVPDRPEWAKRDKLAFEREMLGLYVSDHPLAGLEATLAKHASTTITDLMSSDATQDGDVATIAGLVTSVQHRVARQSGNQYGMIQVEDFSGEITVMFMGKAYQEFAPALKSDSIVVVRGRVSMRDDGMNLHAYSVFEPEVGQGDENGPVVISLPDVRATTDTITALGDVLIRHRGDTEVRLKLTKGRTARVFELPYPVAVTADFYGELKSLLGPNCLT, from the coding sequence ATGAGGAGTTCCGTGGCCGCCGATTCCTTCGTCCACCTGCACGTGCATTCGGAGTACTCGATGCTCGACGGGGCGGCTCGGGTCGGCGAGCTGATGAAGGCCGCGGCGGCCGAGGGCATGCCTGCCGTCGCGATGACCGACCACGGCAACGTGTTCGGCGCGTACGACTTCTGGAAGCAGGCGACCGACGCCGGGGTCAAGCCCATCATCGGCACCGAGGCGTACCTCACGCCCGGCACGCACCGCAGCGACAAGACGCGGGTGCGCTGGGGCAACGGCGGCGGCGACGATGTGTCCGGCTCGGGCGCGTACACGCACATGACGCTGCTCTCCGAGACGACCGAGGGCATGCACAACCTCTTCCGGCTCTCCAGCCGCGCGTCGATCGAGGGCTACTACTTCAAGCCGCGCATGGACCGCGAGCTGCTGCAGACGTACTCGACGGGCCTCATCGCCACGACCGGCTGCCCGTCGGGCGAGGTGCAGACTCGCCTGCGACTCGGCCAGTACGACGAGGCGGTGCAGGCCGCCGCCGAGTTCCGCGACATCTTCGGCAAGGAGAACTTCTTCGCCGAGATCATGGACCACGGCCTCGGCATCGAGAAGCGCATCATGGACGACCTGCTGCGGCTCGCGAAGCAGCTCGACCTACCGCTCGTCGCGACGAACGACCTGCACTACACGCATGCCCACGACGCCAAGAGCCACGCGGCGCTGCTGTGCGTGCAGTCGGGTTCGACGCTCGACGACCCGAACCGCTTCAAGTTCGACGCCGACGAGTTCTACCTGAAGTCCGCCGCCGAGATGCGGCACCTCTTCCGCGACCATCCCGAGGCGTGCGACAACACCCTGCTCATCGCCGAGCGCTGCGACGTGCAGTTCAACACGAGCGCGAACTACATGCCGCGCTACCCCGTGCCCGAGGGCGAGAGCGAGCAGAGCTGGTTCGTGAAGGAGGTCGAGAAGGGCCTCCACGAGCGCTACCCGGCCGGGATCCCCGACGACGTGCGCAAGCAGGCCGACTACGAGGTCGAGGTCATCAGCCAGATGGGCTTCCCCGGCTACTTCCTCGTCGTCGCCGACTTCATCAACTGGTCCAAGCGCAACGGGATCCGCGTGGGTCCGGGCCGTGGTTCGGGCGCGGGCTCGATGGCGGCCTACGCGATGCGCATCACCGACCTCGACCCGCTGCAGCACGGGCTCATCTTCGAGCGGTTCCTGAACCCCGACCGCGTCTCGATGCCCGACTTCGACGTCGACTTCGACGAGCGTCGTCGCGGCGAGGTCATCAAGTACGTGACCGAGAAGTACGGCGACGAGCGCGTCGCGCAGATCGTCACCTACGGCACGATCAAGGCCAAGCAGGCGCTGAAGGACTCGAGCCGCGTGCTCGGCTTCCCGTTCGGCATGGGCGAGAAGCTCACCAAGGCGATGCCGCCGGCCGTCATGGGAAAGGACATCCCGCTCTCGGGCATCCTCGACAAGGATCACCCGCGCTACAAGGAGGCGGGCGACATCCGCGCCCTCATCGAGACCGACGCCGAGGCGAAGACGGTCTTCGACACGGCGCTCGGGCTCGAGAACCTCAAGCGCCAGTGGGGCGTGCACGCCGCCGGCGTCATCATGTCGAGCGAGCCGCTCATCGACATCATCCCGATCATGAAGCGGGAGCAGGACGGCCAGATCGTCACGCAGTTCGACTACCCCGCGTGCGAGTCGCTCGGCCTGATCAAGATGGACTTCCTGGGCCTGCGGAACCTGACGATCATCGACGACGCGCTCGACAACATCGAGGCGAACCGCGGCTTCCGTCCGGTCCTCGAAGACCTGGCGCTCGACGACGTCGAGGCGTACCAGCTGCTCTCGCGCGGCGACACGCTGGGCGTGTTCCAACTCGACGGCGGGCCGATGCGGTCGCTGCTCCGGCAGATGAAGCCCGACAACTTCGAGGACATCTCGGCCGTCATCGCGCTCTACCGCCCGGGCCCCATGGGGGCGAACTCCCACATCAACTACGCGCTGCGCAAGAACGGCCTGCAGCCCATCACGCCGATCCATCCCGAGCTCGAGGAGCCGCTGAAGGACATCCTCGACACGAGCTACGGCCTGATCATCTACCAGGAGCAGGTCATGGCGATCGCGCAGCGCGTCGCCGGGTTCAGCCTCGGCCAGGCCGACATCCTGCGCCGCGCGATGGGCAAGAAGAAGAAGTCCGAGCTCGACAAGCAGTACGAGGGCTTCTCGGGCGGCATGAAGGCCAACGGCTTCTCGGATGCCGCGATCAAGACCCTCTGGGACATCCTGCTGCCCTTCTCCGACTACGCGTTCAACAAAGCGCACTCGGCCGCGTACGGCGTGCTCAGCTACTGGACCGCGTACCTCAAGGCGCACTACCCGGCCGAGTACATGGCGGCGCTGCTCACGAGCGTCGGCGACGCGCGCGACAAGCTCGCGCTCTACCTCAACGAGTGCCGGCGCATGGGCATCAAGGTGCTCCCGCCCGACGTGAACGAGTCGATCGGCTTCTTCGCGGCCGTCGGCGACGACATCCGGTTCGGACTCGGCGCGGTGCGCAACGTGGGCTTCAACGTGGTCGACGCGATCCGCGCCGCCCGCGACGCGAAGGGACGCTTCGAGTCGTTCCACGACTTCCTGAAGAAGGTGCCCACGCAGGTCGCGAACAAGCGCACCGTCGAGTCGCTCGTGAAGGCGGGTGCCTTCGACTCGCTCGGCCACACGCGCCGCGCGCTCGTCGAAATCCACGAGGGCGCGGTGGAAGCCGCGGTCAAGGAGAAGCGCGCCGAGGAGAACGGCGACATCGGCTTCGACTTCGACAGCCTCTTCGAGGACCACGAGAAGGAGTCGGCGCCCTCGCCCGTGCCCGATCGGCCCGAGTGGGCCAAGCGCGACAAGCTCGCGTTCGAGCGCGAGATGCTCGGCCTGTACGTCTCCGACCACCCGCTCGCGGGGCTCGAGGCGACGCTCGCGAAGCACGCCTCGACGACGATCACCGACCTGATGTCGTCGGATGCCACCCAGGACGGCGACGTCGCCACGATCGCCGGCCTGGTCACGAGCGTGCAGCATCGCGTCGCGCGCCAGAGCGGCAACCAGTACGGCATGATCCAGGTCGAGGACTTCTCGGGCGAGATCACCGTGATGTTCATGGGCAAGGCGTACCAGGAGTTCGCGCCGGCGCTGAAGAGCGACTCGATCGTGGTCGTTCGTGGCCGTGTCAGCATGCGCGACGACGGCATGAACCTGCACGCCTACAGCGTGTTCGAACCCGAGGTCGGCCAGGGCGACGAGAACGGCCCCGTGGTCATCTCGCTGCCCGACGTGCGTGCGACGACCGACACGATCACCGCGCTCGGCGATGTGCTGATCCGCCACCGCGGCGACACCGAGGTGCGCCTGAAGCTCACCAAGGGCCGTACCGCGCGCGTGTTCGAGCTGCCGTACCCCGTCGCGGTCACCGCCGACTTCTACGGCGAGCTCAAGAGCCTGCTGGGCCCGAATTGCCTGACGTGA
- a CDS encoding ABC transporter ATP-binding protein, whose translation MIEFRGVTKQFPDGTVAVHDVDIVIPPHKTTVLVGSSGSGKTTLLRMINRMVDPTGGQVLIDGTDVATVDPVKLRRGIGYVMQNSGLLPHRKVIDNVATVPLLRGTSRREAHARALELLDTVGLDRSLADKYPSQLSGGQQQRVGVARGLAVDPNILLMDEPFGAVDPIVRAELQQELLRLQGELGKTVVFVTHDIDEAFLLGDQVVIMQQGGRISQAASPAEILAHPADAFVADFVGADRGKRALHLTEVDGRSIVVDADGRPAGVLAS comes from the coding sequence ATGATCGAGTTCCGCGGCGTCACCAAGCAGTTCCCCGACGGCACGGTCGCCGTGCACGACGTCGACATCGTCATCCCGCCGCACAAGACCACGGTGCTCGTCGGCTCGTCGGGCTCCGGCAAGACCACGCTGCTGCGCATGATCAACCGGATGGTCGACCCGACCGGCGGCCAGGTGCTCATCGACGGGACCGACGTCGCGACCGTCGACCCCGTGAAGCTGCGCCGCGGCATCGGCTACGTCATGCAGAACTCGGGGCTCCTGCCGCACCGCAAGGTCATCGACAACGTCGCGACGGTGCCGCTGCTGCGCGGCACGAGCCGGCGCGAGGCGCACGCGCGGGCGCTCGAGCTGCTCGACACCGTGGGGCTCGACCGGTCGCTCGCCGACAAGTACCCGAGCCAGCTCTCGGGCGGGCAGCAGCAGCGCGTGGGCGTCGCTCGCGGCCTCGCGGTCGACCCGAACATCCTGCTCATGGACGAGCCGTTCGGCGCGGTCGACCCGATCGTGCGCGCCGAGCTCCAGCAGGAGCTGCTCCGGCTGCAGGGCGAGCTCGGCAAGACCGTCGTCTTCGTCACGCACGACATCGACGAGGCGTTCCTGCTCGGCGACCAGGTCGTGATCATGCAGCAGGGCGGCCGGATCTCGCAGGCCGCGTCGCCCGCCGAGATCCTCGCGCATCCGGCCGACGCGTTCGTCGCCGACTTCGTCGGAGCCGATCGCGGCAAGCGCGCGCTGCACCTCACCGAGGTCGACGGCCGGAGCATCGTGGTCGACGCCGACGGCCGGCCCGCCGGGGTGCTCGCCTCGTGA
- the nrdR gene encoding transcriptional regulator NrdR, producing MYCPFCRHPDSRVIDSRTSDDGLSIRRRRQCPECGRRFSTTETASLAVIKRSGVIEPFSREKVVLGVKKACQGRPVTDSDLAVLAQKVEETIRSTGASQIEANDIGLAILPPLRELDEVAYLRFASVYQAFESLDDFEAAIEALREEHGRLPARPVE from the coding sequence ATGTACTGCCCCTTCTGCCGACACCCCGACTCGCGCGTCATCGACTCCCGCACGAGCGACGACGGACTCTCCATCCGCCGCCGCCGGCAGTGCCCCGAGTGCGGTCGGCGGTTCTCGACGACCGAGACCGCGAGCCTCGCGGTGATCAAGCGGTCGGGGGTCATCGAGCCGTTCAGTCGCGAGAAGGTCGTGCTCGGCGTCAAGAAGGCCTGCCAGGGCCGCCCGGTCACCGACTCCGACCTCGCGGTCCTCGCGCAGAAGGTCGAGGAGACGATCCGCTCGACCGGCGCGTCGCAGATCGAGGCGAACGACATCGGCCTGGCGATCCTGCCGCCGCTGCGCGAGCTCGACGAGGTCGCCTACCTGCGGTTCGCGAGCGTCTACCAGGCGTTCGAGTCGCTCGACGACTTCGAGGCCGCGATCGAGGCGCTCCGCGAGGAGCACGGGCGACTTCCGGCGCGACCGGTCGAGTAG
- a CDS encoding quinone-dependent dihydroorotate dehydrogenase: protein MYRLLFSLFFARMDPEQAHQLAFRVIRGLPVLGFGRLVERWTGPSPDLAVEALGLRFPSPFGVAAGFDKDALAVRGLGNLGFGHVEVGTITALPQPGNDRPRLFRLVADRALINRMGFNNGGADAAAGRLSRLARRRHRPVLGVNIGKSRVTPVEQAVDDYVRSAKVLAPYADYLVVNVSSPNTPGLRGLQELDALAPLLEAVRAAAGRTPLLVKIAPDLDDAEVVRICELVGRLGLDGIIATNTTISREGLVTPAAEVEAIGAGGLSGAPLAARSLAVLRIIREHVPASLCVISVGGVETADDVRERLDAGATLVQGYTAFIYRGPLWARQVNRGLERLRRERAVGASAA, encoded by the coding sequence ATGTATCGACTCCTCTTCTCCCTGTTCTTCGCCCGCATGGACCCGGAGCAGGCCCACCAACTCGCCTTCCGCGTGATTCGGGGCCTGCCCGTGCTGGGCTTCGGCCGGCTCGTCGAGCGATGGACGGGGCCCTCGCCCGACCTCGCGGTCGAGGCGCTCGGCCTGCGGTTCCCGTCGCCGTTCGGCGTCGCCGCCGGCTTCGACAAGGACGCCCTCGCCGTCCGCGGCCTCGGCAACCTGGGCTTCGGCCACGTCGAGGTCGGCACGATCACGGCGCTGCCGCAGCCGGGCAACGACCGGCCGCGCCTGTTCCGCCTCGTCGCGGACCGCGCCCTCATCAACCGCATGGGCTTCAACAACGGCGGGGCGGATGCCGCGGCCGGCCGCCTGTCGCGCCTGGCGCGCCGCAGGCATCGTCCGGTCCTCGGCGTGAACATCGGCAAGAGCCGCGTGACGCCGGTCGAGCAGGCCGTCGACGACTACGTGCGCAGCGCGAAGGTGCTCGCGCCCTACGCCGACTACCTCGTCGTCAACGTCAGCTCGCCGAACACGCCCGGCCTGCGGGGACTGCAGGAGCTCGACGCGCTCGCGCCGCTGCTCGAGGCCGTCCGGGCCGCGGCGGGCCGTACGCCGCTGCTGGTGAAGATCGCGCCCGACCTCGACGACGCCGAGGTCGTGCGCATCTGCGAGCTCGTCGGGCGGCTCGGGCTCGACGGGATCATCGCGACGAACACGACGATCTCCCGCGAGGGCCTCGTGACGCCCGCCGCCGAGGTCGAGGCGATCGGCGCCGGCGGCCTCTCGGGCGCCCCGCTGGCGGCCCGATCGCTCGCGGTGCTCCGGATCATCCGCGAGCACGTCCCGGCCTCGCTGTGCGTGATCTCGGTCGGCGGCGTCGAGACCGCGGACGACGTGCGGGAGCGGCTCGACGCGGGCGCCACGCTCGTGCAGGGCTACACGGCGTTCATCTACCGCGGTCCGCTGTGGGCGCGGCAGGTCAATCGCGGGCTCGAGCGGCTGCGGCGCGAGCGCGCGGTCGGGGCGTCCGCAGCCTGA
- the hisD gene encoding histidinol dehydrogenase, with product MLRTIDLRGTRPTPSELLALVPRAATDVAAALEPARALIDDVRSRGEAALLDQAERFDRVRPAAIRVGADELAAARDELRPDVRRAIESTIERVRAASAAQVPAPERTVLATGAVVEQRWQPVERVGLYVPGGKAVYPSSVVMNVVPAQVAGVRSIALASPAQAAFGGRIHPTIAGIAALLGIDEVYAMGGAGAIGAFAYGVPDLGLEPVQRVTGPGNVFVAAAKRLVQGVTGIDAEAGPTDILVIADDAADADFVASDLVSQAEHDELAAAVLVTDSADFAERVLERVAVRASETRHGARVRTALEGRQSAVVLVDDLGQAAEFADAFGAEHLEIQVRDPDATLARIRNAGAIFIGPYSPVSLGDYAAGSNHVLPTGGQARHAAGLSAATFLRPQQVVRYDDAALREVAHVIATLSAEEDLPAHGEAVVARFGE from the coding sequence ATGCTTCGCACGATCGATCTCCGCGGTACCCGTCCGACCCCGAGCGAGCTGCTCGCGCTCGTCCCACGTGCGGCGACCGATGTCGCGGCCGCCCTCGAACCGGCGCGCGCCCTCATCGACGACGTGCGCAGCCGGGGCGAGGCGGCGCTGCTCGACCAGGCCGAGCGTTTCGACCGTGTGCGCCCCGCCGCGATCCGCGTCGGCGCCGACGAGCTCGCCGCGGCGCGCGACGAGCTCCGGCCCGACGTGCGACGCGCGATCGAGTCGACGATCGAGCGCGTCCGCGCCGCGAGCGCCGCGCAGGTGCCGGCGCCCGAGCGCACCGTGCTCGCCACGGGCGCGGTCGTCGAGCAGCGCTGGCAGCCGGTCGAACGCGTCGGGCTGTACGTGCCCGGCGGCAAGGCCGTGTACCCGTCGAGCGTCGTGATGAACGTCGTGCCGGCGCAGGTCGCCGGCGTGCGCTCGATCGCGCTCGCCTCGCCCGCGCAGGCGGCGTTCGGCGGCCGCATCCACCCGACGATCGCGGGGATCGCGGCGCTCCTCGGCATCGACGAGGTGTACGCCATGGGCGGCGCCGGCGCGATCGGCGCGTTCGCCTACGGCGTCCCCGACCTCGGACTGGAGCCCGTGCAGCGCGTGACGGGGCCGGGCAACGTGTTCGTCGCGGCGGCCAAGCGGCTCGTGCAGGGGGTCACCGGCATCGACGCCGAGGCGGGCCCGACCGACATCCTCGTGATCGCCGACGATGCGGCCGACGCCGACTTCGTGGCATCCGACCTCGTGAGCCAGGCCGAGCACGACGAGCTCGCCGCCGCCGTGCTCGTCACCGACTCGGCCGACTTCGCCGAGCGCGTGCTCGAGCGGGTCGCGGTCCGCGCGAGCGAGACACGGCACGGCGCCCGGGTGCGGACCGCGCTCGAGGGGCGGCAGTCGGCCGTCGTGCTCGTCGACGACCTCGGGCAGGCGGCCGAGTTCGCCGACGCGTTCGGCGCCGAGCACCTCGAGATCCAGGTGCGCGATCCCGACGCCACGCTCGCGCGCATCCGCAACGCGGGTGCGATCTTCATCGGCCCCTACTCGCCCGTGAGCCTCGGCGATTACGCGGCGGGCTCGAACCACGTGCTGCCCACCGGCGGCCAGGCGCGCCACGCGGCCGGCCTCTCGGCGGCGACGTTCCTGCGCCCCCAGCAGGTCGTGCGCTACGACGACGCCGCACTGCGCGAGGTCGCGCATGTGATCGCGACGCTCTCCGCCGAGGAGGACCTGCCCGCCCACGGCGAGGCGGTCGTCGCGCGCTTCGGCGAGTGA